From Desulfoplanes formicivorans:
GAAATCCTGGGCCATGCGGACCAGGGCGTCGTAAACCGCTGAATCACCATGGGGATGGTACTTACCAATGACGTCACCAACAACACGGGCCGATTTTTTGTACGGCCGGTTGTAGGTGTTGCCAAGCTCGTGCATGGCATAGAGAATTCTGCGGTGGACCGGCTTGAGACCGTCGCGCACGTCCGGAATGGCTCGTCCCACAATGACGCTCAGGGAATATTCCAGGTAAGATTTTTTGATTTCTTTCTCTATACTGACATCGTTTAACACGTTTTCCTCGCTTGCAAGATGTGCCCCCTTTCTTGTTCGGGGATGGATGATTCAATGGCTCGATTCGGGGCGGTGGTGAAGTTATATGTCCAGATCCGTGACCGAGAGGGCGTTTTTGACGATGAAGTCCCGTCGGGGTTCGACCTTGTCACCCATGAGTTTGACAAAAAGCTCGTCAGCTTCGGCCGCATCGGCAATGGTTACCCGAAGAAGATTCCGTGTTTCCGGGTTCATGGTTGTTTCCCAGAGCTGTTCGGGATTCATTTCACCAAGACCTTTGTACCGCTGGATATGCAGCCCTTTTTTCGCTTTTTCCATGATCAGGGACAACAGCTCAAAAGGACTCTTGACCGGTATGCCCTTTTCATTGTCGGCATCAAGAATGGTAAACGAACATCCCGGACTTTTTGCCCGCACCGACTGGTACAGTCCATAGGTGGTCTTGTAGAGTTTTGAATTGAAGAACTCGGCACCGATACGCACGATATGCTCGTTGGCGTCGGTAAAATGGAGGAATATTCTGGGTTCTTCATCCTCTTCGCTGTCCAGGATCTCCCGTGAAATGTCCAGGGTATATCCCCACGAGGCCATGTACTCCTGAAGTTTTGCCACCTCGCCGTTATGAAAACTGTCGGGCGAGAGTTTGGTGTCAAAGGAAAACAGGTGGCGGGACAGGGTTGTGTCGATGCCTATGTTGTCAATATCCGCAAGATTGTCGCGGATTCTGGTGATGGTCGTCAACAATTCCTTGAGCTCGTCACCAGTGAGCAATGTTTCCTGTTCGGTTTTCACGGTTTCCTGGGAACTGATCCGGTCAATGAGAAACCGGTCCATTTCTTCCTCATAGGTGATGTACTGTTCGAATTTTCCCTTGCTGACACGGTACAGGGGGGGCTGGGCAATGTAAATATGCCCTTGGTTGATGAGCTCCTGATACTGTCTGAAGAAAAAGGTCAGAAGCAGGGTCCTGATATGGGCTCCATCAACATCGGCATCGGTCATGATGATGATTTTGTGATAGCGCAGCTTGTCCAGGTTGATGGCGTCTTCCCCGATGCCTGCTCCCATGGCTGTGATCAGGGCCTTGATTTCCTTGTTTTGGAGCATTTTGTCGAATCGGGTCTTTTCCACATTTAAGATCTTACCGCGCAAGGGGAGAATGGCCTGGAATTTGGAATCCCTGCCCTGCTTGGCCGAACCGCCTGCAGAATCGCCCTCGACAATGAACACCTCGCTTTCCTCGGGTTTGCGACTCTGACAATCTGCCAGTTTGCCCGGCAGGGAGTGATCCCCGAGGGCCCCCTTGCGCCGCACCATTTCTCTTGCCCTGCGGGCGGCCTGCCTTGCCCTGGAGGCATCCACGACTTTTTCCAGAATCTGTTTGGTTTCCTTGGGATGTTCGGCAAAAAAGGTGGAAAGCTGCTCGTACACGATGCCGGCCACATACCCGACCACTTCGCTGTTGCCGAGTTTGGTTTTGGTCTGCCCTTCAAATTGCGGATCGGGAATACGCACGTTGATGACCGTGGTCAGTCCTTCGCGTACATCATCACCCGAGAGTTTTTCCTTGAATTTCTTGGGCAGGTCGGTGTTCTGGATATAGGTGTTTACCGCCCTGGTCAGGGCTGAACGAAACCCCTGCAAATGGGTCCCGCCTTCCTTGGTCCTGATGTTGTTGGCAAAGGTGAACATGTTTTCCTTGTAACCGGTGGAATACTGCATGGCGAATTCCACGAACACGTTGTCCACTTCACCCTTCCCGTAGATAATGGGATGAAATCCCTTGGTTTCATTGGTGTCCCGCACAAAGGAGACAATGCCCCCCTCGTCATGGAATGTCTGGCTGGTCTGGGTTTTTTCATCCGTGAATTCAATGGCCACACCTTTGTTCAGATAGGCCAGCTCCTGAAAACGTTTGGCCAGGACCTCGTACTGAAAGTTCAGGTCTTCGAAAATTTCTTCGTCAGGCCGGAACTTGATGGTTGTTCCTGTCCTGTCGGTGGTGCCCACAACGGTGAGTTCGGAAACAGGGACGCCCTTTTTGTACTGCTGTCGGTATTTCTGACCGTTGCGGTGGATGGTCACCTCCAGGGTTTCGGAAAGGGCGTTGACCACGGAAACACCCACCCCGTGAAGCCCGCCGGAAACCTTGTAGCTGTCGTTGTCGAACTTGCCGCCGGCATGGAGCACGGTCATGACCACCTGGACCGCTGGAATCTTTTCTTTGGGGTGAATATCCACGGGGATACCCCGCCCGTTATCGGAGATGGTCACGCTGTTATCCAGATGGACGCGAACCTTGATGCGGTTGCAATATCCAGCCATGGTCTCGTCAATGGAATTGTCGATGACCTCGTAGACCAGATGGTGCAGTCCATGGGTATCCGTGCTGCCGATATACATGGCAGGACGTTTGCGGACGGCGGACAGTCCTTCCAGAATAGTGATGCTGCCTGCGTTGTAGTCAGTCGTTTCGGGTGTGTTCATGCGTTTTCTTACTCGTAGGTTCAGGTGATTCCGGGAGGGTGATGCAACACGGAAAAGGGCCATGCGTCATATCGTCTAGGCGTCCTCTTCTTCCGTGTAATAGGTATCCTCGGTGATTTCCACGGGCATGGTGATCACGAAATAATCGGGATCGTCTTGACCGGTGATTTTGCACGGATCAAGAGGGCCAGCCAGCCGGAAAGTGATTTTGGTTGACGTGAAATGAGACAGGATTTCCAGAAGGATTCGGGTGGGTATGGCTATCATGTCCAGATTGCCCTGGAATTGGGCGGCAATGATTTCCGATCCTTCGCCAAATTCTTGCCCATGACATGACAGGCCCAGCTCTGTTGGATTGAAGTGGAGATAGGTGGATTTACTCGATTGGGTATTGAACAGACTGATGCGCTCCAGGGCGTCGGTGAGCTCGTATTTGTCAACTTCCAGGGTACTTTGAAACAAACTTTCGTAACTATCGATGAAATTGCGGTAGTCGGGAAATTCATGCGTTCTGCGGGGCACGCTCATGAGTTCATGGCCCTTGGCCGAGCGCAAAAACATCCGTTTTGCCCCCAGGCTCACGGCAATGTCCTCGGGTCGGAGCCATTTGGCTATCTCATTTAAATCCTTTTTGGCGATGAGGACTCCTTCTGTACCCAAAGATACATGGATGTCGGGAGTTGTGAACCGGATCATGCCGAATTGATGCCCGTTCATGCCGCACACCTCCACAACGCCTTCGACAAGGGGCGTGAATTTGATACAGTTCATGGCCCCGGTATCCTCTTCGTCGTTGATGCAAAAGGCAATTTTGTCGATGACTCGTTGCAGGAGTTCGCCCGACCAGGTGCCTCCGATTTCTTCGGGCATGGCCTGGAATTCCTGGAACCAGGACGGATTATTCAGGGGAAGTTTGTATTTTTTCTTACCTTGATGGATCAGGATGGTCGGGCCGTCAGGATCGGCTTCAAAAGTCAGTTCCCCGGGAGGAAGCTTGCGGATGAGATCACTGAATTTTTTGCCATGGATACCAACCCGACCGGCTTCCAGGGTCTGGGCCGGATAGGTGCCGGTGAATTCGATGTTCGAATCAGTGGCCATGATGGTGAGGGTGTTTTCCCGGGTTTCCAGCCAGATGGTCCGCAAATAGGCGGTTCCGGTTTTGGCAGGAATGATGTTGGCGGCCAGCTGGACGCCTTCGACAATATCTTCCTTGAGAACCTGGCATTTCATGATGAACTCCTTACGTGGTCGTGGGCTTGGCTATCGTACCCCGGTACAAGAATACTTACGAACGGTTGAGATGCTGCTTGTTCATGTGGTCTGGAAAAGATGATTCTGGTCGGGATGACCAGCACGGTTTTGCTGGGTTTCCCGGCATTTTTTGCTCAATGTATCGAGCTGGTGTCGCATTTCGGGCTTTGCCGCCCGCAGTGATTCCATTTTTCGGCAGGCATAAATGACCGTGCTGTGATCCTTGCCGCCAAAGATACTCCCGATATGGGGAAAGGAGTAGTTGAGCAGTTTCCGGCACAGGTACATGGCTGCCTGCCTCGCAAGGACAATGTCGTGTTTGCGGGTGGAGGACAGCATTTTCGAGCTGGGTACTCCCAGATGGTCGGCAACCACCGCGATGATCATTTCATGGGTGAGTTCCGTATTGGCCTGAGCATCAAGTCCTTTGAGAATATTGATGAAATCTTCTTGCGCCATCTGGGGCGAAATGAGATTCTGGAAGGCCAGAATCTTCAGCAGACACCCTTGCAAGCTGCGAAAGTCCGAAAAATGCTGGGCCAGGGTGAGCATTTGTTCGGCACTGAGATCAATGTGACGCTGTTCACAGGTTTGACGGATGAACTGCAAGCGGACATCAAGATCCGGACGCTTGAGGGTCACCATCAACCCCCATCCCAGACGGGATTTGAGGCCGGGTTCCAAAAGGCTCATTTCCTGGATGCGCTTGCTGGTGGCCAGAATGATCTGCTTGTTGGCATCGTGAAAGGCGTTGAATATGGATAAAAAATCGTATTGAAAATTGATAACCGACTCCAATTCTTGGAAATCATCAATAATCAGGGCCTCGGCATCGAGTATTTTCTGCATGCCAAAGGGGGCGCTGACCTGTTTGTGAAGCTGGGAAAGGGTACCCCAAAAAAGCGTCTTTGCTGGACTCCTTTTCTGCAACGCATTGAGTATGGCTTTGCAGAGGTGGGTTTTTCCGGAACCGCTTTTTCCGTAAAGCACAAAGGGATTATAGACGGTTTCCTTTTTTGATACAATCTCTTGGGCAGACGCAAAAGGAAAATAATTTTTATGATTCACTATGAATGATGTAAAATCTACATCACTGCTTGTATTGTTTTTTGTATTATCGGTTGTTATTTTTTGTTGTATGAATTGATTTTTATTTTTGTTATTACGATTTGAAACGCAATATCTTATATTTCCTTTGTTATCAAAACATTTTGAAACTGCATCCTCGAAATGGTGCTTGTATGTTTTGATGAACATGTTCATAAAAAATGTGTGAGGAAAGCTCACGTCCACTTGTGAGTCGTTTAAAGAAATATCAAGAGGATCAAACCAGCGTTTGAGTTCTTCCTCTTCGAATTTCTGCTTCAGGATTCGACGTATTTCCTTTACCATTACGGAAAAAATCACCACAAAAGCATGCAAAAGGGTTTTTGAGCAAATGGTTGCCCGTGTAGCCGGATTGTTGTAGGTTCGAATCGAACGTTGTTTACGAGGAGGAATGACACATGGGAAAAGAATTCATAGTTACCAAGACCATCACGGAAATCAATAAAAAGATCAAAGCCGGCAAAGCCGTGGTCCTTGATGCGCAGGAAATGACAAAACTAGTTCGGACCGAAGGCAAGGTCAAGGCTGCAAAAAAGGTTGATGTTGTGGCTACCGGCACCTTTTCTCCCATGTGCTCCTCGGGGCTGCTGTTCAATATTGGTCAACGTCCGCCGACCATCAAGACTTCAAGGGTTTGGCTCAACGGGGTTCCCTGTTTTGCCGGGCTGGCTGCCGTGGATTCCTATCTTGGCGCAACCGAACCCAGTGAAGACGATCCGCTGAACAAGGTGTATCCGGGAACGTTCAAGTATGGCGGGGCCCATGTCATCGAGGACCTAGTCAGGGGCAAGTCCGTGCATCTCAAGGCAGAGGCCTATGGCACGGATTGTTATCCCCGAACACGCCTTGAACGGGATATCACCTTGAACGATCTGCGGGATGCGGTTTTGCTCAATCCGCGCAATGGCTATCAGAACTACAATTGTGCGGTGAACAGCACGGACAAGGTCAAGTACACCTACATGGGACCCCTCAAGTCTCATTTTGGAAACGCCAATTTTGCCACGGCCGGTGCCTTGAGTCCCTTGTTCAATGATCCCTATTTCAAAACCATTGGTCTTGGAACCAGGATCTTTCTGGGAGGCGGTGTCGGGTATGTGCTGGGCCCGGGAACCCAGCATGTCCCTGATCCCCAGCGCAACGAACGGGGCATTCCCCTGACCGGTGCGGGGACCCTCATGGTCAAGGGGGATCTCAAGCAGATGAAGCCGGAGTTTTTGCGCGGGGTCAGCATTGTGGGCTATGGGGTTTCCATGGCCATTGGCCTGGGCATTCCCATTCCCATCCTCAATGAGGACATGGCGTGGTACACGGGAGTCGGGGACGAGAATATCCACATGCCCATTGTCGACTACGGCTATGACTATCCCCGGGCCAACGGCAATATCCTGAAGCACGCCACCTTTGCCGAGCTCAAGAGCGGCTTTGTGGATATCAACGGCAAGCGCGTACCGACCGTTCCCGTGACCAGCCATACCAAATCACTGGAAGTCGCCCGCATGCTCAAGCAATGGATCCAGGAAGGGTCCTTTCTCTTGACCGAACCCCAGGAGCCCATTCCTGCGTGGTAGGCACCTTCTTTACGTTACCTTATAGAAGCGCCCGGCATCCGGAAGACGGATGCCGGGCGCTTCTGTCATATCTGCCGGCGGGGCCAAGCGTGTTGCCTGCTACTCGTCCTCGTCAAAAATGGCTGCGATTTCGTCGTATACATATCGCAGATACATCATTTTGGGGCTTCCTCCCATGGCCACGGCCAGCCAGGCGGCATCAATGATTTCATCCTTGGTTGCGCCACTGGTGGCTGCCCCCTGAACGTGCAGGGCGATACACATGTCACATTGGGAAATGATGGCGTTGGACAGTAAGATCAGATGCTGCACCTTGTCATCCAGGGAGGAACTTTTTTTGAGCTCCCTGGAAAAATCCTGATACTTTTTGTAAATGTCCCTTCTGGTCCGGTTGATATCGCGAAACGTCTGGGCAATGTCTGTTGAGCGATCTGCAGCCATGAGCTCTCCTCCTGTTGGCGTGGTGGTGAAAGAGGGCAGATAGGGGCACCCCTCACCGCATAATTAGGAATCTATCTCCTGGAAAATGGTATTTACGGCATCCAAAAGTTTTTCCAGCGGGTCTCCCTGGGCCTGAATAATAGCAATAACCTTGTTCAGCTCTTCCGGGTGCTGCTGGGCAAATGTCATAAGGGAGGTCATGATCTCAGGTGTTACTTCCATAGCATATACTCCATAAGATTTGTTGCGTCTTTTCAAGACAGGAGGGTCATGCTGCTTATCGGTTCTGCATGGCCTCAAGGACCTTGAACAAAGCCTGGGTGCCCTTGTGCTCCATGCCCTGGTCGGCTGCGGTCTTGTAGAAGTCATGGACCAGGGAAAGGCCGGGCAGATTGATGTTCATGGCCTGGCATTCATCCAGGGCAATGCCCATATCCTTTATAAAATGCTTGATGAAAAAACCGGGCTCAAAATCCTGTTTGGCGATTCTGCGTCCCAGGTTGTTGATGGACCATGAGGAGGCGGCGCCGCTTCCGATGATGTCGATGACCTCGTCCATGTTCATACCGGCTTTTTGGGCGTACAGCAAGGATTCTACCACGCCGATCATGGTTCCGGCAATGAGGATCTGGTTGGTCATCTTGGTGTGCTGGCCACATCCGGGACCGCCCATGAGGGCAATGGTCTTACCCATGATGTGCAACAAGGGCAGGACCCGGTCAAAGGCGGCCTGATCTCCCCCCACCATGATGGCCAGGGTTCCCTGGCGCGCGCCCAGGTCGCCACCGGAAACTGGGGCATCCAGGGCCGCGATGTTCCGTTGGGCTGCCTCGTCATAAATGGCCTTGGCCAATGATGGTCGTGATGTGGTCATGTCCACGATGATCCCTCCCTGGGGCAGGGTGGACAATACCCCGTTTTCTCCCAGAATCACGCCGGCTACATCCTCGGGAAAGCCGACAATGGAGAAAACCATATCGCATTCACAGGCCAGCTCTGCCGGGGAATCACACCAGACAGCTCCACGGGCGATCAGGGTGGCGGCTTTTTCCCGGGTTCGGTTGTACACCCGCATGGGGTATCCGGCTTCCATCAGGTGGGCGCACATGGGTTCGCCCATGACCCCGGTTCCGATCCAGCCGATTCTTTCCTTATTCATCGCGTGAACCTCCGTATCTTCAGCATATCGTCACGTTTGCGGCAGCGCATGCCGCAAACGTGGTCAGCCCTCGGCCAAAAATCCCTGGCGTACCGCCTTGTCAATAATATCCTCGGCAAATTGCCAGAGTTCCGGTGAGGCTTCCCTGATCTTGGCCATGCGCTTCTGGACCTGGCTTTTCAGGGTTCCATGGGTCTTCCAGGTTGTTCCTTGGGAATAATAATTGTGCAGCAGGGGCATGAGCCGGTCCATGGAATGGGCGAATCTGGCTTCACGGGTCTGGCCCTGTTCGAATTCTTCCCACAGGTTGCGTAACGCCTGGGTCTGATCGTGGGGAAGCAGGCCGAAAATCCGTTCGGCCGCTGCTTGTTCCCGCGCTTCCTTGTCCTTGTATCCCTCCGGATCGTAGGCATAGGTGTCGCCCGCGTCGATCTCCACGATATCGTGGAGAAGAAGCATGGTCACCACGCGGAAAAGATCCACATCCTCCCCGTAATCCTGTCCCAGCACCAGGGCCATCAGGGCAATATGCCAGCTGTGCTCGGCCGAATTTTCCCGCCGCAGGCTGGGCCTGATCCGCGACTGCCGTCTGACATCCTTGAGCTTGTCCAATTCCAGAAGGAAATCGATTTGTCGGGTGAATCGTTCGTTGTCCATGGCCCGACAAATATCCCAAAGATGTCTGTTTGCAAACCTTATCTGTCGCCCCCTTTAGAAATATCATTTTCAACTCTTGTGCATCTCTGAGAAGCAAGGCCATGGGCAATCTATAGGTGCATAGACATTTTTGATGCGAATAAAAATGAATATAGATAAAATAAATGTATCGTGTTTTCAAATATGATCATGTTTGTATGGGGGATAAATCCTATTTGACAATTTTTTTGGCAACAATCTATGGTGAGATGAAAAACATAATTCAAGGTATATGCTGTATTTTATGGTTTATACGTTGGGCACTACGCATGTTGACTTGCTTTGCCCATCGTTGTTGTGCTTGGATAATTCTGGATGTTTTTGTGGTTTTGGCCTTGGCATAAAGCAATGCTTCTTGGTGTCTCTGCGAGCGCATGGTGAAAAATTGTCTGGACGTCACCATCTTGAACTTCATGGCCGTTTATAATCTGATTGTGTGAGAAGTATCAGGTCGTCACATTACAACCAATCTGCAATACGTTTTTGGAAGGCTCATTTGTTCATGTGATCTTTGTTATCATGCCAATGGGCAGGAAAACAAGGTGCCATCTCTTGCCATGTCCGGCTCCATTGGGAGTGTGCGGTAGAGTGTTTGCTGGTGTGAGACACTACCGTGGGACATCATGGTGAAGATCTTCAACATACTAAGGAGGACTCAATGGTCAAAGTTGGGGTGTATGTGTGCCACTGTGGCACGAACATCGCCGGAGTGGTTGATGTGGAGGCGGTTCGCGCCTTTGCTGAAACCCTCCCTGGGGTGGCCCTTGCCCGGCGTAGCCTGTTCATGTGTTCGGATACGGGCCAGGAAATGATCAAGCAGGACATCAGGGACGGATTGGTGGACAGGGTGGTTGTGGCCGCGTGTACGCCAAGGACCCATGAACCCATTTTCAGGGCTGCCTGTGAAGCCGCAGGCCTGAACAAGTATCTGTTCGAAATGGCCAATATCAGGGATCAGGATTCCTGGGTCCATGGGCAGGATCATGCAGGGGCCACGGAAAAGGCCAAGAAGATCGTATCCAGTGCCGTGGCCAAAGCCACGCACCTCAAACCCCTGGAAGACAAGTTCGTGGATGTGGAGCCTACGGCTCTGGTCATCGGTGGAGGAGTGGGCGGTATATTCTCTGCCCTGGAATTGGGCGGTATGGGGTATAAAACCTATCTCGTGGAAAAACAGCCCTCCATCGGCGGGGTCATGGCCCAGCTGGACAAAACCTTTCCCACCAATGACTGCTCCGCTTGCATCCTTACGCCGGTCATGGTGGATGCCGGCAACCATCCCAACATTGAACTGCTGACCTATTCCGAAGTGGAGTCGGTAGACGGGTATATCGGTAACTTTACGGTCAAGGTTCGCAGGAAGCAGACCTACATCGACTGGAACAAGTGCACGGGCTGCGGTGCCTGTGCCGAAGCCTGCCCGGCCAAGGTCCCCGATGAGTTCAACTGTGGGCTGAATGAGAGGGGTGCTGCCTATATTCATTTTCCCCAGGCCGTTCCCAAGAAAGCGGTCATTGACATGGAGCATTGCATCAACTGCGCGGGCCGTAAGATCGGCACCGAGCCCAAGATCAGCAAAAAAACCGGCAAGCCCATGCTCGCTCCGTGTGAAAAGGCCTGTCCGGCCGATGCCATTAATCGTTCTCTTCCATTGAATCCCGAGGGTGAACTCATTGAGTTGAAAATCGGAACCATTGTGGTGGCCACGGGATACAAGGTCATGGGAAAGGAGTCGTTCAAGGAATACGCGCCCCAGTCCCCCAATGTGATTACCGCCCTGCAGCTGGAACGGATCATTTCGGCCACGGGACCCACCGGAGGCAAGCTGCTGCGTCCTTCAGACCAGGTCAAGCCCAAGACCTTGACCTTTGTCTCCTGCGTGGGATCCCGGGATGAGCGGTATCATACCTACTGTTCCCGGGTCTGCTGCATGTATATGATCAAGCAGGCCAGACTTCTCAAGGAAAAGTATCCCGATCTGAATATCAATATGCATTTCATTGACGTGCGTTGCGCAGGCAAGGATTACGACGAGTACTATGTGGGCGCTCGCAAGATGGGGATCAACATTTTTAAGGGCAAGGTCGGAGGGGTGGAAATGCTGCCCGACGACAAGCTCAGAGTCCTGGCCTACGACATGGAAAGCGGTACTCCCATGGAATACGAGTCGGACCTGGTCGTTCTGGCTACGGCTATTGAAAGTAATGAAGACGCCAGAAAGGTGGCACAGGTGACAGGGTTGCAGTTCTGCGGGGCCCATTTTTTCCGTGAGCTTCATCCCAAGCTTGGTCCGGTGGAGACATCGGTGGAAGGCCTTTTTGTGGCCGGTTGCTGTCAGGGACCCAAGGATATTCCGGATACGGTTTCCCAGGCCAAGGGGGCGGCAGCCGCTGCTGCGGTTCCGCTGGCTCAGGGCAAGGTGAAGATCGAACCCATCATTTCCGAGGTCCATCCCGAAAAATGCAGCGGTTGCGGCATCTGCGTTCCCCTGTGTCCCTATGATGCCATAACCCTCAAGCCCTATGGGGATCGACCCAGGGCTCAGATCGATATCACCCAGTGTCACGGTTGCGGCGTGTGCACGGCGGCCTGCCCGTCGGGCGCCATTGTCCTGCACGGCTATACCGAGGATCAGATATTCTCGCAGATCGCGGCACTCACCGCCTAGAGGAGATCATTCATGCCTGCCATCAAGATAGATCAAGACAAAATCAAAGAAGCCGTCCAGACCATCGTGGATCTGGGAGGAGACGGTATCAGGAATTGTGTCCAGTGCGGGGCCTGTTCCGCTGTCTGTCCCGGGGTCAAGGCCGGTTTTCCTGTTCTCTGCCGGTTGCTCATCCGCAAAATTCTCAACGGACAGCTTGAAGAGACCATTGAAGAGGTCTCCACTTGGGGCTGTCAGTCCTGCAACCGGTGCACCGAAGTCTGTCCCCAGGGGGTGCGTCCCCAGGAAGTGGTTTTTGCCTACCGCAGATACCAGGCTGGCGAGCTGGCCATGTCCGCATCGGCCTTTGGACCGCAGATGAGTTTGTACGAAACCGGCCATGCCGTGACCACCGATGCCACGGCAGCCAACCGGGAAAAGGTGGGTCTTAACCCGGTGCCGCCCACGGCGCTGCAAAACAAGGCGGCCCAGAAAGAAATCCAGACATTGCTGGATGAAAGCCCCATGGCCGACCTGGGCATCTTTTAAGAACAAGGAGCAATGGAACATGCACAAATACGGACTTTATCTGGGATGCAACATCCCCTTCAAGGCCCCGGACATCGAGCAGTCCATGCGCAAGGTGTTTCCCGCTTTGGGCATTGAACCGGTGGATCTCCAGGGAGCCACGTGCTGTCCGGCCTGGGGCACTGCACCGTCTTTTGACCTGGATACCTGGTTGGCCATTTCTTCCAGGAACATCATTCTGGGC
This genomic window contains:
- a CDS encoding carboxymuconolactone decarboxylase family protein; the protein is MAADRSTDIAQTFRDINRTRRDIYKKYQDFSRELKKSSSLDDKVQHLILLSNAIISQCDMCIALHVQGAATSGATKDEIIDAAWLAVAMGGSPKMMYLRYVYDEIAAIFDEDE
- a CDS encoding homocysteine biosynthesis protein, encoding MGKEFIVTKTITEINKKIKAGKAVVLDAQEMTKLVRTEGKVKAAKKVDVVATGTFSPMCSSGLLFNIGQRPPTIKTSRVWLNGVPCFAGLAAVDSYLGATEPSEDDPLNKVYPGTFKYGGAHVIEDLVRGKSVHLKAEAYGTDCYPRTRLERDITLNDLRDAVLLNPRNGYQNYNCAVNSTDKVKYTYMGPLKSHFGNANFATAGALSPLFNDPYFKTIGLGTRIFLGGGVGYVLGPGTQHVPDPQRNERGIPLTGAGTLMVKGDLKQMKPEFLRGVSIVGYGVSMAIGLGIPIPILNEDMAWYTGVGDENIHMPIVDYGYDYPRANGNILKHATFAELKSGFVDINGKRVPTVPVTSHTKSLEVARMLKQWIQEGSFLLTEPQEPIPAW
- the gyrB gene encoding DNA topoisomerase (ATP-hydrolyzing) subunit B, translated to MNTPETTDYNAGSITILEGLSAVRKRPAMYIGSTDTHGLHHLVYEVIDNSIDETMAGYCNRIKVRVHLDNSVTISDNGRGIPVDIHPKEKIPAVQVVMTVLHAGGKFDNDSYKVSGGLHGVGVSVVNALSETLEVTIHRNGQKYRQQYKKGVPVSELTVVGTTDRTGTTIKFRPDEEIFEDLNFQYEVLAKRFQELAYLNKGVAIEFTDEKTQTSQTFHDEGGIVSFVRDTNETKGFHPIIYGKGEVDNVFVEFAMQYSTGYKENMFTFANNIRTKEGGTHLQGFRSALTRAVNTYIQNTDLPKKFKEKLSGDDVREGLTTVINVRIPDPQFEGQTKTKLGNSEVVGYVAGIVYEQLSTFFAEHPKETKQILEKVVDASRARQAARRAREMVRRKGALGDHSLPGKLADCQSRKPEESEVFIVEGDSAGGSAKQGRDSKFQAILPLRGKILNVEKTRFDKMLQNKEIKALITAMGAGIGEDAINLDKLRYHKIIIMTDADVDGAHIRTLLLTFFFRQYQELINQGHIYIAQPPLYRVSKGKFEQYITYEEEMDRFLIDRISSQETVKTEQETLLTGDELKELLTTITRIRDNLADIDNIGIDTTLSRHLFSFDTKLSPDSFHNGEVAKLQEYMASWGYTLDISREILDSEEDEEPRIFLHFTDANEHIVRIGAEFFNSKLYKTTYGLYQSVRAKSPGCSFTILDADNEKGIPVKSPFELLSLIMEKAKKGLHIQRYKGLGEMNPEQLWETTMNPETRNLLRVTIADAAEADELFVKLMGDKVEPRRDFIVKNALSVTDLDI
- the dnaN gene encoding DNA polymerase III subunit beta, encoding MKCQVLKEDIVEGVQLAANIIPAKTGTAYLRTIWLETRENTLTIMATDSNIEFTGTYPAQTLEAGRVGIHGKKFSDLIRKLPPGELTFEADPDGPTILIHQGKKKYKLPLNNPSWFQEFQAMPEEIGGTWSGELLQRVIDKIAFCINDEEDTGAMNCIKFTPLVEGVVEVCGMNGHQFGMIRFTTPDIHVSLGTEGVLIAKKDLNEIAKWLRPEDIAVSLGAKRMFLRSAKGHELMSVPRRTHEFPDYRNFIDSYESLFQSTLEVDKYELTDALERISLFNTQSSKSTYLHFNPTELGLSCHGQEFGEGSEIIAAQFQGNLDMIAIPTRILLEILSHFTSTKITFRLAGPLDPCKITGQDDPDYFVITMPVEITEDTYYTEEEDA
- a CDS encoding helix-turn-helix domain-containing protein, which produces MVKEIRRILKQKFEEEELKRWFDPLDISLNDSQVDVSFPHTFFMNMFIKTYKHHFEDAVSKCFDNKGNIRYCVSNRNNKNKNQFIQQKITTDNTKNNTSSDVDFTSFIVNHKNYFPFASAQEIVSKKETVYNPFVLYGKSGSGKTHLCKAILNALQKRSPAKTLFWGTLSQLHKQVSAPFGMQKILDAEALIIDDFQELESVINFQYDFLSIFNAFHDANKQIILATSKRIQEMSLLEPGLKSRLGWGLMVTLKRPDLDVRLQFIRQTCEQRHIDLSAEQMLTLAQHFSDFRSLQGCLLKILAFQNLISPQMAQEDFINILKGLDAQANTELTHEMIIAVVADHLGVPSSKMLSSTRKHDIVLARQAAMYLCRKLLNYSFPHIGSIFGGKDHSTVIYACRKMESLRAAKPEMRHQLDTLSKKCRETQQNRAGHPDQNHLFQTT
- a CDS encoding HD domain-containing protein, which codes for MDNERFTRQIDFLLELDKLKDVRRQSRIRPSLRRENSAEHSWHIALMALVLGQDYGEDVDLFRVVTMLLLHDIVEIDAGDTYAYDPEGYKDKEAREQAAAERIFGLLPHDQTQALRNLWEEFEQGQTREARFAHSMDRLMPLLHNYYSQGTTWKTHGTLKSQVQKRMAKIREASPELWQFAEDIIDKAVRQGFLAEG
- a CDS encoding NAD(P)-dependent oxidoreductase, producing the protein MNKERIGWIGTGVMGEPMCAHLMEAGYPMRVYNRTREKAATLIARGAVWCDSPAELACECDMVFSIVGFPEDVAGVILGENGVLSTLPQGGIIVDMTTSRPSLAKAIYDEAAQRNIAALDAPVSGGDLGARQGTLAIMVGGDQAAFDRVLPLLHIMGKTIALMGGPGCGQHTKMTNQILIAGTMIGVVESLLYAQKAGMNMDEVIDIIGSGAASSWSINNLGRRIAKQDFEPGFFIKHFIKDMGIALDECQAMNINLPGLSLVHDFYKTAADQGMEHKGTQALFKVLEAMQNR